AATGAAACATCATGTAGAGAGATCAATCTATTTATATTCAAGCATGCTACGAATGAAGAATGTTTATGTATAAAAAGTGTTTGTTATGTTTAGAAAAAAGCTCTAGTACAGTCGATTGCACTAGAGCTCCTTTCTTAAAGAACGCTGGCATGTCCTTTATAAATAACGCCCGTTTCCGCATCCATTGTGATTTCTTGACCATGACGTATCAATGTTGTAGCTTCTTTTACTCCAACAATAACAGGGATACCTAAGCTCAGACCTACTACTGCTGCATGGCTTGTAAGTCCACCTTCTTCCGTAATCAAACCAAGACAATTTTCAAGCGCTGGCATCATATCGCGATCAGATCCAACAGTTACTATAATACAGCCATCTGTATCATAGGCTAGTGCCTCTGCTGCATTTTTTGCAACAACCGTTTTTCCTACTACTGAAGCTTTGCCAATTCCTTGACCACGAGCTAATAAATCTCCAATAATGTGAACCTTCATTAAATTAGTTGTACCTGCTTCACCTACTGGTACACCAGCTGTAATAACAACTGCATCGCCATGCGTTACATAGCCATGCTTTAAGCTCTCATCAACAGCTAGCTCTAAAATTTCATCGGTAGTTGTCACACGCTGACAAACAACTGGATATACTCCCCAAACTAAAGTTAGTGTATGAGCTGTATTAGAGGACCCAGTTACGGCAACAACTGGTACACCTGGGCGATATTTCGCAATCATTCTAGCTGTATTACCACTTTCAGTCGGAGCTAAAACTGCCTTTACTCCTAAGTTGATCGACGTATATGCTACAGCCTGAGATATAGCCTCCGTCATATTTGCCTCTTTTTCTCTACTACGCGCAGAAACAATTGCTTTATAGTCTAAAGAGTTTTCTGTACGCTGCGCAATTTTATTCATTGTTTGAACAGACTCCACTGGATATAGACCTGCTGCTGTTTCACCAGATAACATAATAGCATCTGTGCCATCAATAATCGCATTCGCTACATCACTTGCCTCTGCTCGTGTTGGACGCGGGTTTCGTTGCATTGAATCTAACATTTGTGTAGCAGTAATTACTGGTTTCCCTACTTGATTACATTTTAAGATTAATTTCTTTTGTACTAACGGAACTTCCTCAGCTGGAATTTCTACTCCTAAATCACCACGAGCTACCATTAATCCATCTGACACTAAGATGATTTCATCAATATTGTCGACACCCTCTTGGTTCTCGATTTTTGGGATAATTTGAATGTGACTGCCACCATTTTGTTCAAGTAGCTCGCGAATTTCTAGCACATCCTTCGCACGACGCACGAACGAAGCTGCGATAAAATCTACATCTTGCTTAATGCCAAATAAAATATCCTGCGCATCCTTTTCTGTGATTCCAGGAAGCTGGACAGAAACACCAGGTACATTCACACCTTTTTTATTTTTTAAAACACCCGCATTTTCAACAATTGTATGAATAAGACCTTTTTCCATATCTGTCGCTAAGACACGTAGCTGAATAAGTCCATCATCTAACAAAATAATAGAGTTTTGTTCAACATCCTCAATCAAACGATCATATGTGACAGAGAAGCTAGTCTCTGTACCCTCAACCTCAGTCATTGAAATATCAATTACTTGACCTGCTGATAAATGTAGTTCCCCGTTTTTCATATTATGTGTACGAATTTCAGGACCTTTAGTGTCGAGTAATATCCCAACTGGCTTACCTAATTTCTGTGCAACTTCACGAATTAAATTAATGCGTACTTCATGCTCCTCATGTGAACCATGTGAAAAGTTTAAGCGGGCAACATTCATACCTGCCTCAATCAGTTTTTCTAAAGTTTCTGGCGACTCACTTGCCGGACCAATTGTACATACGATTTTAGTTTTTCTCATTTTCTGCCCACTCCGTTTTTATGCCAAATTATATTGATAGTTCTTTCATTAACGTATATAAACTTACATCTGCCTCATGATTTTTTTCGAAAGCTTCAGGCATATCATAGTCAATTACTTGATGATTGCGAATTCCTACCGCTCTGCCAGACTTTCCTTCCATTAGTAATTCAACTGCATGAGCACCGAATTGACTTGCCAAAACACGATCACGTGCAGTAGGAGAACCACCTCGCTGAATATGGCCAAGAACAGAAACACGTGTCTCTTTCCCCGTTTTTTCATTTAACAATTTTGCCAAATCACTACCAGACATGACACCCTCAGCAACAATAATAATACTATGCTTTTTACCACGAGCTGCTCCTCGATCTAAGCGTGCCACAATATCATCTAAATTATAATCTTCTTCTGGAATTAAAACTGTTTCAGCACCAGCTGCAAGACCTGCCCATAAAGCAATGTCACCTGCGTCTCTTCCCATTACCTCTACGATAAAGGAGTTTTCATGAGAGGTTGCTGTATCACGAATTTTATCGATGGATTCTACAACAGTATTTAGTGCCGTATCAAATCCTATTGTGTATTCTGTGCCCGGTACATCATTATCAATTGTTCCTGGGACACCAACAACAGGGAAGCCTTTCTTCACTAAATCCATAGCACCTCTGTAGGAACCATCACCGCCAATAACAACTAAACCTTCAATTCCAGCTGCCCGCAGGTTGTCAATACCACGCTGTTGGACTGCTTCTTCTTTAAATTCAGGACATCTCGCTGAATTTAACTGTGTACCACCTCGTTGGATTATGCCACCTACTGAACCTAAATCAAGGTTTTCCATGTAACCTTTTACTAAGCCTTCATAGCCATGCTTAATTCCGACAACATCGATTCCATGAAATGCTGCCTTACGAACTACTGCACGAATAGCTGCGTTCATTCCTGGTGCGTCTCCACCACTTGTTAATACGGCAATTTTTTTCATTGTCGAACCTCCTGCAGTTACTATTATTATTCACATTAACATGAAAAAACAAACTATGTAAGGGTTCTAAGACTATAAAAACATAACTTTTACATAAAAAATGAAAAGAATGCGCTTTCACA
This genomic stretch from Lysinibacillus pakistanensis harbors:
- the pyk gene encoding pyruvate kinase — encoded protein: MRKTKIVCTIGPASESPETLEKLIEAGMNVARLNFSHGSHEEHEVRINLIREVAQKLGKPVGILLDTKGPEIRTHNMKNGELHLSAGQVIDISMTEVEGTETSFSVTYDRLIEDVEQNSIILLDDGLIQLRVLATDMEKGLIHTIVENAGVLKNKKGVNVPGVSVQLPGITEKDAQDILFGIKQDVDFIAASFVRRAKDVLEIRELLEQNGGSHIQIIPKIENQEGVDNIDEIILVSDGLMVARGDLGVEIPAEEVPLVQKKLILKCNQVGKPVITATQMLDSMQRNPRPTRAEASDVANAIIDGTDAIMLSGETAAGLYPVESVQTMNKIAQRTENSLDYKAIVSARSREKEANMTEAISQAVAYTSINLGVKAVLAPTESGNTARMIAKYRPGVPVVAVTGSSNTAHTLTLVWGVYPVVCQRVTTTDEILELAVDESLKHGYVTHGDAVVITAGVPVGEAGTTNLMKVHIIGDLLARGQGIGKASVVGKTVVAKNAAEALAYDTDGCIIVTVGSDRDMMPALENCLGLITEEGGLTSHAAVVGLSLGIPVIVGVKEATTLIRHGQEITMDAETGVIYKGHASVL
- the pfkA gene encoding 6-phosphofructokinase translates to MKKIAVLTSGGDAPGMNAAIRAVVRKAAFHGIDVVGIKHGYEGLVKGYMENLDLGSVGGIIQRGGTQLNSARCPEFKEEAVQQRGIDNLRAAGIEGLVVIGGDGSYRGAMDLVKKGFPVVGVPGTIDNDVPGTEYTIGFDTALNTVVESIDKIRDTATSHENSFIVEVMGRDAGDIALWAGLAAGAETVLIPEEDYNLDDIVARLDRGAARGKKHSIIIVAEGVMSGSDLAKLLNEKTGKETRVSVLGHIQRGGSPTARDRVLASQFGAHAVELLMEGKSGRAVGIRNHQVIDYDMPEAFEKNHEADVSLYTLMKELSI